One window of the Pedobacter ginsengisoli genome contains the following:
- a CDS encoding carboxypeptidase-like regulatory domain-containing protein — MIRQLLLAVSLICFSIATYAQNSFSISGVVRDQKETLPGAGVYISGYKIATAADNNGRFKINNLQPGNYDILVQMVGYLPYSKNVVISDKSVEVELILKENTVQLNEVVIRADPNRAKYIEQFKEFFIGKSPNAAQCKILNPQVLNIDYDGSKSLLTVKTDEFLIVENKALGYRLKYMLDYFEYNSRTRIIYYSGHPFFEELKASSARRKKYTINREIAYYGSSQHFFKSLYQNKTKGEGFIINKMVKVLNPNRYPDKVINEKLTKLRTIPPKTGLFKTAAKIDTAQVNFWEKQQDMPKYIDKLDRAEVLPDTLVHYYNQNLRLLNYTDALCVIYTKERESLAYSKTGFWIFRPLDLPNYEISVANLTNGPIRFYENGGIHDSRSFLYEGYWAYEKVADMVPMDYIPLQKK; from the coding sequence ATTAGTGGTGTTGTCAGAGACCAGAAAGAAACTTTACCTGGTGCAGGTGTTTACATTAGCGGCTACAAAATAGCTACCGCAGCCGATAATAATGGCCGCTTTAAAATAAATAACCTGCAACCAGGAAATTACGACATCCTTGTCCAAATGGTTGGCTACCTGCCCTATTCAAAAAATGTTGTCATTTCCGACAAATCAGTAGAGGTAGAACTAATCTTAAAAGAGAATACCGTTCAGTTAAACGAGGTAGTGATTAGGGCAGACCCTAACAGAGCGAAATATATAGAGCAGTTTAAAGAGTTCTTTATAGGCAAGTCTCCAAATGCCGCTCAATGTAAAATATTAAATCCCCAGGTTCTTAATATTGATTATGATGGCAGCAAAAGCCTGCTCACCGTAAAAACAGATGAGTTCCTAATAGTGGAAAATAAGGCCCTTGGCTATCGATTAAAATACATGCTCGATTATTTTGAGTACAATTCAAGAACACGCATTATTTATTACTCCGGGCATCCATTTTTTGAAGAGCTAAAGGCCTCATCAGCGCGAAGGAAAAAATACACAATCAATCGCGAAATTGCGTACTATGGTTCTTCGCAACATTTCTTTAAATCCCTTTATCAGAATAAAACCAAAGGGGAAGGTTTCATTATTAATAAAATGGTAAAAGTTCTTAATCCTAACCGTTATCCGGATAAGGTGATAAACGAAAAATTAACCAAACTAAGAACCATCCCTCCAAAAACCGGCCTCTTTAAAACTGCTGCCAAAATAGATACAGCTCAGGTTAACTTTTGGGAAAAGCAGCAGGATATGCCTAAATATATAGATAAACTTGACCGTGCCGAGGTTCTTCCAGACACATTGGTTCACTACTACAATCAAAACTTAAGGCTTCTTAATTATACCGATGCACTCTGTGTGATCTATACGAAGGAAAGAGAGTCTTTAGCTTATTCAAAAACCGGATTCTGGATTTTCAGGCCGTTAGATTTGCCAAATTACGAAATCTCTGTAGCCAATTTAACAAATGGCCCAATCCGATTCTATGAAAACGGGGGCATTCATGATTCCAGATCTTTTTTATATGAAGGTTATTGGGCTTATGAAAAGGTGGCCGACATGGTTCCTATGGATTACATTCCACTACAAAAAAAGTGA